In Canis lupus familiaris isolate Mischka breed German Shepherd chromosome 24, alternate assembly UU_Cfam_GSD_1.0, whole genome shotgun sequence, a single genomic region encodes these proteins:
- the FOXA2 gene encoding hepatocyte nuclear factor 3-beta isoform X1 — protein sequence MHSASSMLGAVKMEGHEPSDWSSYYAEPEGYSSVSNMNASLGMNGMNTYMSMSAAAMGSGSGNMSAGSMNMSSYVGAGMSPSLAGMSPGAGAMASMGGSAGAAGVAGMGPHLSPSLSPLGGQAAGAMGGLAPYANMNSMSPMYGQAGLSRARDPKTYRRSYTHAKPPYSYISLITMAIQQSPNKMLTLSEIYQWIMDLFPFYRQNQQRWQNSIRHSLSFNDCFLKVPRSPDKPGKGSFWTLHPDSGNMFENGCYLRRQKRFKCEKQLALKEASGAAGGGKKATAAAQASQGQLGEAAGPASETAAGTESPHSSASPCQEHKRGPLGELKGTPAAALSPPEPAPSPGQQQQQQQQQAAAHLLGPPHHPGLPPEAHLKPEHHYAFNHPFSINNLMSSEQQHHHSHHHHQPHKMDLKAYEQVMHYPGYGSPMPGSLAMGPVTNKAGLDASPLAADTSYYQGVYSRPIMNSS from the exons ATGCACTCGGCTTCCAGTATGCTGGGAGCGGTGAAGATGGAAGGGCACGAGCCGTCCGACTGGAGCAGCTACTATGCCGAGCCGGAG GGCTACTCCTCCGTGAGCAACATGAACGCCAGCCTGGGGATGAACGGCATGAACACGTACATGAGCATGTCCGCGGCCGCCATGGGCAGCGGCTCCGGCAACATGAGCGCCGGCTCCATGAATATGTCGTCGTACGTGGGCGCGGGCATGAGCCCGTCCCTGGCCGGCATGTCCCCCGGGGCGGGCGCCATGGCGAGCATGGGGGGCTCCGCCGGGGCGGCCGGCGTGGCGGGCATGGGGCCGCACCTGAGCCCCAGCCTGAGCCCGCTCGGGGGGCAGGCGGCCGGGGCCATGGGCGGCCTCGCCCCCTACGCCAACATGAACTCCATGAGCCCCATGTACGGGCAGGCGGGCCTGAGCCGCGCGCGCGACCCCAAGACGTACCGGCGCAGCTACACGCACGCCAAGCCGCCCTACTCGTACATCTCGCTCATCACCATGGCCATCCAGCAGAGCCCCAACAAGATGCTGACGCTGAGCGAGATCTACCAGTGGATCATGGACCTCTTCCCCTTCTACCGGCAGAACCAGCAGCGCTGGCAGAACTCCATCCGCCACTCGCTGTCCTTCAACGACTGCTTCCTCAAGGTGCCGCGCTCGCCCGACAAGCCCGGCAAGGGCTCCTTCTGGACCCTGCACCCCGACTCGGGCAACATGTTCGAGAACGGCTGCTACTTGCGCCGCCAGAAGCGCTTCAAGTGCGAGAAGCAGCTGGCCCTGAAGGAGGCCtcgggggccgcgggcgggggcaaGAAGGCGACCGCGGCGGCCCAGGCCTCGCAGGGTCAGCTCGGGGAGGCCGCCGGGCCGGCCTCTGAGACTGCGGCGGGCACCGAGTCGCCCCACTCGAGCGCCTCTCCGTGCCAGGAGCACAAGCGAGGGCCCCTGGGAGAGCTGAAGGGGACGCCGGCCGCGGCCCTGAGCCCCCCGGAGCCGGCGCCCTCGccggggcagcagcagcagcagcagcagcagcaggcggCCGCCCACCTGCTGGGCCCTCCGCACCACCCCGGCCTGCCGCCGGAGGCCCACCTTAAGCCCGAGCACCACTACGCCTTCAACCACCCCTTCTCCATCAACAACCTCATGTCCTCggagcagcagcaccaccacagccaccaccaccatcaaccCCACAAAATGGACCTCAAGGCCTATGAACAGGTGATGCACTACCCTGGCTACGGTTCCCCGATGCCGGGGAGCCTGGCCATGGGCCCGGTCACGAACAAAGCCGGCCTGGACGCATCGCCCCTGGCCGCAGACACCTCCTACTACCAGGGAGTGTACTCCCGGCCCATAATGAACTCCTCTTAA
- the FOXA2 gene encoding hepatocyte nuclear factor 3-beta isoform X2: protein MLGAVKMEGHEPSDWSSYYAEPEGYSSVSNMNASLGMNGMNTYMSMSAAAMGSGSGNMSAGSMNMSSYVGAGMSPSLAGMSPGAGAMASMGGSAGAAGVAGMGPHLSPSLSPLGGQAAGAMGGLAPYANMNSMSPMYGQAGLSRARDPKTYRRSYTHAKPPYSYISLITMAIQQSPNKMLTLSEIYQWIMDLFPFYRQNQQRWQNSIRHSLSFNDCFLKVPRSPDKPGKGSFWTLHPDSGNMFENGCYLRRQKRFKCEKQLALKEASGAAGGGKKATAAAQASQGQLGEAAGPASETAAGTESPHSSASPCQEHKRGPLGELKGTPAAALSPPEPAPSPGQQQQQQQQQAAAHLLGPPHHPGLPPEAHLKPEHHYAFNHPFSINNLMSSEQQHHHSHHHHQPHKMDLKAYEQVMHYPGYGSPMPGSLAMGPVTNKAGLDASPLAADTSYYQGVYSRPIMNSS, encoded by the exons ATGCTGGGAGCGGTGAAGATGGAAGGGCACGAGCCGTCCGACTGGAGCAGCTACTATGCCGAGCCGGAG GGCTACTCCTCCGTGAGCAACATGAACGCCAGCCTGGGGATGAACGGCATGAACACGTACATGAGCATGTCCGCGGCCGCCATGGGCAGCGGCTCCGGCAACATGAGCGCCGGCTCCATGAATATGTCGTCGTACGTGGGCGCGGGCATGAGCCCGTCCCTGGCCGGCATGTCCCCCGGGGCGGGCGCCATGGCGAGCATGGGGGGCTCCGCCGGGGCGGCCGGCGTGGCGGGCATGGGGCCGCACCTGAGCCCCAGCCTGAGCCCGCTCGGGGGGCAGGCGGCCGGGGCCATGGGCGGCCTCGCCCCCTACGCCAACATGAACTCCATGAGCCCCATGTACGGGCAGGCGGGCCTGAGCCGCGCGCGCGACCCCAAGACGTACCGGCGCAGCTACACGCACGCCAAGCCGCCCTACTCGTACATCTCGCTCATCACCATGGCCATCCAGCAGAGCCCCAACAAGATGCTGACGCTGAGCGAGATCTACCAGTGGATCATGGACCTCTTCCCCTTCTACCGGCAGAACCAGCAGCGCTGGCAGAACTCCATCCGCCACTCGCTGTCCTTCAACGACTGCTTCCTCAAGGTGCCGCGCTCGCCCGACAAGCCCGGCAAGGGCTCCTTCTGGACCCTGCACCCCGACTCGGGCAACATGTTCGAGAACGGCTGCTACTTGCGCCGCCAGAAGCGCTTCAAGTGCGAGAAGCAGCTGGCCCTGAAGGAGGCCtcgggggccgcgggcgggggcaaGAAGGCGACCGCGGCGGCCCAGGCCTCGCAGGGTCAGCTCGGGGAGGCCGCCGGGCCGGCCTCTGAGACTGCGGCGGGCACCGAGTCGCCCCACTCGAGCGCCTCTCCGTGCCAGGAGCACAAGCGAGGGCCCCTGGGAGAGCTGAAGGGGACGCCGGCCGCGGCCCTGAGCCCCCCGGAGCCGGCGCCCTCGccggggcagcagcagcagcagcagcagcagcaggcggCCGCCCACCTGCTGGGCCCTCCGCACCACCCCGGCCTGCCGCCGGAGGCCCACCTTAAGCCCGAGCACCACTACGCCTTCAACCACCCCTTCTCCATCAACAACCTCATGTCCTCggagcagcagcaccaccacagccaccaccaccatcaaccCCACAAAATGGACCTCAAGGCCTATGAACAGGTGATGCACTACCCTGGCTACGGTTCCCCGATGCCGGGGAGCCTGGCCATGGGCCCGGTCACGAACAAAGCCGGCCTGGACGCATCGCCCCTGGCCGCAGACACCTCCTACTACCAGGGAGTGTACTCCCGGCCCATAATGAACTCCTCTTAA